A genomic window from Accipiter gentilis chromosome 1, bAccGen1.1, whole genome shotgun sequence includes:
- the IFT70B gene encoding tetratricopeptide repeat protein 30B → MEAAPVPDGQYTAVVYGLIGGGRCAEAVSLLSRELQKSCRSRGGLSLLGYCHYQLQDFAAAAECYEQLVALHPELEAYRLYQAQALYKAGLYAEALRAASPLLDLPAYQGRALRLQAAIRYAQGDLPAAKSLVEEALAAAAAADGGPAAAEDPSERADAEINLGCLLYRQGRHEEASGKFAGAMQVLGYRPELSYNMALCCYAAKQYAPALKHISDIIERGIHQHPELSVGMTTEGIDVRSVGNTLLLHRTALVEAFNLKAAIEYQLHNLKAAQEALTDMPPRAEEELDPVTLHNQALMNMDSQPTEGFEKLQFLLLQNPCPPETFGNLLLLYCKHQYYDLAADVLAENAHLTYKLLTPYLYNFLDAIITCQTAPEEAFHKLDDSAGTLTEQLRKLTKQVQEARQNWDDEAVKKAVNEYDETLDKYIPVLMAQAKIYWDMKNYTMVEKIFRKSVEFCNEHEVWKLNVAHVLFMQENKYKEAISFYEPIVKKHYDNILHVSAIVLANLCVSYILTSQNEDAEELMRKIEKGEEQLSYDNPDKNIYHLCIVNLVIGTLYCVKGNYDFGISRVIKSLEPYNKKLSTDTWYYAKRCFLSLLENMSKHMIMLRDSVIQECVQFLKQCELYGRNIPAVIEQPLEEKRMHSGKNTVTYEARLLRALMYKIVGWTA, encoded by the coding sequence atGGAGGCCGCGCCGGTGCCCGACGGGCAGTACACGGCCGTGGTCTACGGGCTGATCGGCGGCGGGCGGTGCGCGGAGGCGGTGTCGCTGCTGAGCCGCgagctgcagaagagctgccGCTCGAGGGGCGGCCTCTCCCTGCTGGGCTACTGCCACTACCAGCTGCAGGACTTCGCGGCGGCCGCCGAGTGCTACGAGCAGCTGGTGGCCCTGCACCCCGAGCTGGAAGCGTACCGGCTCTACCAGGCGCAGGCCCTCTACAAGGCCGGGCTCTACGCCGAGGCCCTGCGGGCCGCCAGCCCGCTGCTGGACCTCCCCGCCTACCAGGGCCGGGCCCTGCGCCTGCAGGCGGCCATCCGCTATGCCCAGGGCGACCTCCCGGCGGCCAAGAGCCTGGTGGAGGAggccctcgccgccgccgccgctgccgacGGCGGCCCCGCGGCAGCCGAGGACCCCTCGGAGCGGGCCGACGCCGAGATCAACCTGGGCTGCCTGCTGTACCGTCAGGGGCGGCACGAAGAGGCCAGCGGCAAGTTCGCCGGCGCCATGCAAGTGTTGGGTTACCGCCCTGAGCTGTCCTACAACATGGCGCTGTGCTGCTACGCGGCCAAGCAGTACGCCCCTGCCCTCAAACACATCTCCGATATCATAGAGCGCGGCATCCACCAGCACCCGGAGCTCAGCGTGGGCATGACCACCGAGGGCATCGACGTCCGCAGCGTAGGCAACACTCTGCTCCTGCACCGCACGGCCCTGGTGGAGGCCTTCAACCTCAAGGCAGCCATCGAGTACCAACTGCACAACCTGAAGGCGGCCCAGGAGGCGCTCACGGACATGCCACCGAGGGCCGAAGAGGAGTTGGATCCGGTCACGCTGCACAACCAAGCACTAATGAACATGGACAGCCAGCCCACCGAAGGGTTTGAGAAGCTGCAGTTCCTGCTCCTGCAGAACCCCTGCCCGCCAGAAACTTTTGGAAACTTGCTGCTTCTCTATTGCAAGCATCAGTACTACGACCTGGCGGCTGATGTGCTGGCAGAGAATGCCCATCTGACCTACAAACTGCTCACGCCTTACTTGTACAACTTCTTGGATGCCATTATTACTTGTCAAACTGCCCCTGAGGAGGCCTTCCACAAGCTAGATGATTCGGCCGGGACACTGACTGAGCAGCTGAGAAAACTCACGAAGCAGGTGCAGGAAGCTAGGCAAAATTGGGATGATGAAGCTGTAAAAAAGGCGGTTAATGAGTACGATGAGACTCTGGATAAATATATACCTGTCTTGATGGCCCAGGCAAAGATCTACTGGGACATGAAGAACTACACAATGGTAGAAAAGATCTTCCGCAAATCGGTGGAGTTCTGTAACGAACACGAAGTGTGGAAGCTCAATGTGGCTCACGTGCTCTTCATGCAGGAGAACAAGTATAAAGAGGCTATTAGCTTCTATGAGCCAATTGTTAAAAAGCACTATGACAACATTCTCCATGTTAGTGCTATTGTGTTAGCTAACCTCTGCGTTTCCTACATCCTGACAAGCCAGAACGAAGACGCAGAGGAACTGATGAGGAAGATCGAGAAGGGAGAAGAGCAGCTGTCCTATGATAATCCTGATAAAAATATCTACCACCTTTGCATTGTCAATCTTGTCATTGGTACCCTCTACTGTGTGAAGGGAAACTATGACTTCGGTATTTCAAGGGTCATTAAAAGCCTGGAGCCATATAACAAAAAACTGAGCACCGATACGTGGTATTATGCCAAACGGTGTTTCCTGTCCTTGCTGGAGAACATGTCCAAGCACATGATCATGCTACGTGACAGTGTTATTCAAGAGTGCGTTCAGTTTCTGAAGCAGTGTGAGCTGTATGGAAGAAACATCCCAGCTGTCATTGAGCAACCCCTTGAAGAGAAGAGGATGCACAGTGGGAAAAATACAGTTACTTACGAAGCCAGGCTTTTGAGGGCACTGATGTATAAGATTGTAGGGTGGACTGCATAA